A region from the Lolium perenne isolate Kyuss_39 chromosome 4, Kyuss_2.0, whole genome shotgun sequence genome encodes:
- the LOC127295755 gene encoding laccase-3-like — protein sequence MGRAVQATMATRGLMRLWCFLSGVLLLSFIVPSALAEERFYEFVVKETTVKRLCQTNKIITVNGQFPGPTIEVNSGDTVVIRAVNMAQYNVTLHWHGLRQLRNGWADGPEFVTQCPIRPGSSYTYRYTTEGQEGTLWWHAHSSWLRATVHGALIIHPKKGLPYPFPKPAKEFPVLLAEWWRRDPISVIRQSMITGAPPNISDTILINGQPGDFLPCSSQETSIIPVVAGETNLLRIMNAAMNSELFVSLAGHKMTVVAADAQYTKPFQTNVVLVGPGQTTDVLVTANAAPGRYYLTARVYASAQGVPFDNTTATAIFQYKNAPGCAETSTGANAGFSGPQGRPRSSGHPGRTGPAPMLPYMPANNDTNAATMFSNSIRSPGPVKVPGPVTQEVFTTIGFGLFNCRPGPFCQGPNNTRFGASMNNVSFQLPNTVSLLQAHYHNIPGVFTEDFPAFPPVIFDFTSQNIPRALWQPVKGTRLYRVKFGAVVQIVFQDTGIFAAEEHPMHIHGYHFYVLATGFGNYNPRRDEAKFNMVDPPSRNTIGVPVGGWAVVRFKADNPGVWLVHCHIDAHLTGGLAMALVVEDGKAELESTVPPPLDLPICGL from the exons ATGGGAAGAGCAGTGCAGGCAACCATGGCGACGAGAGGTCTGATGAGGCTCTGGTGCTTCCTCTCTGGAGTTCTTCTACTCTCGTTCATCGTCCCCAGCGCCCTCGCCGAGGAGCGCTTCTACGAGTTCGTG GTCAAGGAGACGACGGTGAAGCGTCTGTGCCAGACGAACAAGATCATCACGGTGAACGGGCAGTTCCCGGGGCCGACCATCGAGGTGAACAGCGGCGACACGGTGGTGATCAGGGCGGTGAACATGGCGCAGTACAACGTGACCCTGCACTGGCACGGCCTCCGGCAGCTGCGCAACGGGTGGGCGGACGGGCCGGAGTTCGTGACGCAGTGCCCCATCCGGCCGGGATCCAGCTACACGTACCGCTACACCACCGAGGGGCAGGAGGGCACGCTGTGGTGGCACGCCCACAGCTCGTGGCTCCGCGCCACCGTCCACGGCGCGCTCATCATCCACCCAAAGAAGGGGCTGCCTTACCCGTTCCCCAAGCCCGCCAAGGAGTTCCCCGTCCTCCTCG cggagtggtggaggagggacCCCATCTCGGTGATCAGGCAGTCCATGATCACCGGCGCGCCGCCCAACATCTCCGACACCATCCTCATCAACGGCCAGCCAGGAGATTTCCTCCCGTGTTCCAGCCAAG AGACGAGCATCATCCCGGTGGTCGCCGGCGAGACGAACCTTCTGCGCATCATGAACGCGGCCATGAACTCCGAGCTCTTCGTCTCCCTCGCAGGCCACAAGATGACTGTGGTCGCCGCCGACGCCCAGTACACCAAGCCCTTCCAGACCAACGTCGTGCTCGTCGGCCCCGGCCAGACCACAGACGTCCTTGTCACTGCCAACGCCGCCCCTGGCCGCTACTACCTCACCGCCCGCGTCTACGCCTCCGCCCAGGGCGTCCCCTTCGACAACACCACAGCCACCGCCATCTTCCAGTACAAGAACGCGCCCGGCTGCGCCGAAACCAGTACCGGCGCCAATGCCGGCTTCAGCGGCCCACAGGGCCGTCCCCGATCCTCCGGCCATCCCGGCCGCACAGGGCCGGCACCGATGCTCCCGTACATGCCGGCGAACAACGACACAAACGCGGCGACCATGTTCTCGAACAGCATCCGGAGCCCGGGGCCGGTGAAGGTGCCCGGACCGGTGACGCAGGAGGTGTTCACCACGATCGGGTTCGGCCTGTTCAACTGCCGTCCAGGCCCGTTCTGCCAGGGCCCCAACAACACCCGGTTCGGCGCGAGCATGAACAACGTCTCCTTCCAGCTCCCCAACACGGTGTCGCTGCTGCAGGCGCACTACCACAACATCCCCGGCGTCTTCACCGAGGACTTCCCGGCGTTCCCGCCGGTGATCTTCGATTTCACCTCGCAGAACATCCCTCGCGCGTTGTGGCAGCCCGTGAAGGGCACCCGGCTGTACCGCGTCAAGTTCGGCGCCGTGGTGCAGATCGTGTTCCAGGACACGGGCATCTTCGCCGCCGAGGAGCACCCGATGCACATCCACGGTTACCACTTCTACGTGCTCGCCACCGGGTTCGGCAACTACAACCCCAGGAGGGACGAGGCCAAGTTCAACATGGTCGACCCACCCAGCCGGAACACCATTGGCGTGCCTGTGGGAGGGTGGGCCGTGGTGCGCTTCAAGGCGGACAACCCGGGCGTGTGGCTGGTGCACTGCCACATCGACGCGCATCTCACCGGCGGGCTCGCCATGGCGCTGGTGGTGGAGGACGGCAAGGCCGAGCTCGAGTCCACGGTGCCGCCACCGCTCGACCTGCCCATCTGCGGCCTGTAG